The following are from one region of the Arcobacter defluvii genome:
- a CDS encoding helix-turn-helix transcriptional regulator — protein MPKVVQKQNDNTKYNRINQIYEMLKNNTNGMTIKELSEELDVSTKTIQRDLYEVLSDFGAIKEGRTWKIDPKLKEDNLASNEKMILGILDEMAKGAGGIFYSKAHSLLSQVTQQLEHPIFANINGEYLEEKNIALFEEIEKSIKQKVEIQFDYENYNFHVKPLKLAFFDGFWYLLALHIKKDKETFKKYHLKTIKNIQTLDKNFEIPQIVEDRLRYANSVWFNLDEQFVIRLFIDKSIRKYFERKPLRGQTIIGEDRDGSIEIEIKLTHEMEIIPLILWYIPYIKVLEPQWLANDVKERVQEYLKEI, from the coding sequence ATGCCAAAAGTTGTTCAAAAACAAAATGATAATACCAAATATAATAGAATAAATCAAATCTATGAAATGTTAAAAAATAATACTAATGGTATGACTATAAAAGAACTATCAGAAGAATTAGATGTTAGTACAAAAACAATACAAAGAGATTTATATGAAGTATTAAGTGATTTTGGAGCTATAAAAGAGGGAAGAACTTGGAAAATAGACCCAAAATTAAAAGAAGATAATTTAGCATCAAATGAAAAAATGATTTTAGGTATCTTAGATGAAATGGCAAAAGGTGCAGGGGGAATATTTTATTCTAAAGCTCACTCTTTACTATCACAAGTTACTCAACAACTTGAACACCCAATTTTTGCAAATATTAATGGTGAATATCTAGAAGAAAAAAATATTGCTTTGTTTGAAGAAATTGAGAAATCTATTAAACAAAAAGTTGAAATACAATTTGATTATGAAAATTATAACTTTCATGTAAAACCTCTTAAATTAGCCTTCTTTGATGGATTTTGGTATCTTCTTGCACTTCATATTAAAAAAGATAAAGAAACATTTAAAAAATATCATCTAAAAACAATTAAAAATATCCAAACCTTAGATAAAAATTTTGAAATTCCCCAAATTGTAGAAGATAGATTAAGATATGCAAACTCTGTTTGGTTTAACCTTGATGAGCAATTTGTAATTAGATTGTTTATAGATAAAAGCATTAGAAAATACTTTGAAAGAAAACCATTAAGAGGACAAACAATAATTGGTGAAGATAGAGATGGCTCAATAGAAATAGAAATAAAGCTCACACATGAAATGGAAATAATACCTTTGATTCTTTGGTATATACCATATATAAAAGTACTTGAACCACAATGGTTAGCTAATGATGTGAAAGAAAGAGTTCAAGAGTATTTAAAAGAGATTTGA
- a CDS encoding DUF2779 domain-containing protein, which translates to MPLSKSQYIRGLQCHKSLWLYKNKPELRDTPNQAQESLFNTGFDVGDLAKQLFPNGIEIEFDSSNFDGMITKTKELINNGCEVIYEATFKENGIFAMADILVKNADSWDIYEVKASTNVKEYHLNDASVQWYCLSKSIKLNKVYIVHINNSYERNGTLDIKNLFSIVDITEEVQNRQYQIPFNIEQMDLMLKDDIPNIDIGTHCSNPYSCDFESHCWKHISYPSVFNLYWMNSSKKFEMYYKGIINYEDIPFDFALNTTQKLQVETSKSNEPYIDKSIIKDFIETVKFPINFFDFETFQNAIPRFDGQRPYMQIPFQYSLHILHEDGTLEHKEFLGDENSDPRDALINQMLNDITPNGSIMAYNQAFEITRIKELANYNIEKKDELLTLVDRFVDLIVPFRGRGYYHPNFNGSFSIKSVLPAMFPNNDELNYKKLGSIQNGGDAMDTFANLYLLKDKSKRDEIRKDLLAYCHLDTLAMVKIFEKLKEIIKN; encoded by the coding sequence ATGCCACTATCTAAATCCCAATACATCAGAGGACTTCAATGCCACAAGTCTCTTTGGCTTTATAAAAATAAACCTGAACTTAGAGATACTCCAAATCAAGCTCAAGAATCATTATTTAACACAGGTTTTGATGTAGGAGATTTAGCAAAACAACTATTTCCAAATGGTATTGAAATAGAGTTTGATTCATCAAATTTCGATGGAATGATTACTAAAACAAAAGAGCTAATTAATAATGGTTGTGAAGTGATATATGAAGCAACATTTAAAGAAAATGGTATTTTTGCAATGGCAGATATACTTGTAAAAAATGCTGATAGTTGGGATATATATGAAGTAAAAGCAAGTACCAATGTAAAAGAATATCATCTAAATGATGCTTCTGTTCAATGGTATTGTTTAAGTAAATCAATTAAACTAAATAAAGTATATATAGTTCATATAAACAATAGCTATGAAAGAAATGGAACTTTAGATATTAAAAATCTTTTTTCAATTGTTGATATAACAGAAGAAGTACAAAATAGACAATATCAAATACCATTTAATATTGAACAAATGGATTTAATGCTTAAGGATGATATACCAAATATAGATATAGGAACTCATTGTAGTAATCCATATTCTTGTGATTTTGAAAGCCATTGTTGGAAACATATTTCATATCCATCAGTTTTTAATCTTTATTGGATGAATAGTTCTAAAAAATTTGAGATGTATTACAAAGGAATAATAAATTATGAAGATATTCCTTTTGATTTTGCACTAAATACAACTCAAAAACTTCAAGTTGAAACTTCTAAATCAAATGAACCATATATAGACAAATCTATAATAAAAGATTTTATAGAAACTGTTAAATTTCCTATTAATTTTTTTGATTTTGAAACATTTCAAAATGCAATTCCAAGATTTGATGGTCAGCGACCATATATGCAAATACCTTTTCAATATTCGCTTCATATTTTGCACGAAGATGGAACATTAGAACATAAAGAATTTTTAGGTGATGAAAATAGTGACCCAAGAGATGCTTTGATAAATCAAATGTTAAATGATATAACTCCAAATGGAAGTATTATGGCTTATAATCAAGCTTTTGAAATAACTAGGATTAAAGAATTAGCTAATTATAATATTGAAAAAAAAGATGAACTTTTAACTTTAGTTGATAGATTTGTAGATTTAATAGTTCCATTTAGAGGAAGAGGATATTATCATCCAAATTTTAATGGAAGTTTTTCTATAAAATCAGTTCTTCCTGCAATGTTTCCAAATAATGATGAATTGAATTATAAAAAATTAGGCTCAATTCAAAATGGTGGAGATGCTATGGATACTTTTGCAAATCTTTATTTACTAAAAGATAAATCAAAAAGAGACGAAATTAGAAAAGATTTATTAGCTTATTGTCATTTGGATACATTGGCAATGGTTAAGATTTTTGAGAAATTAAAAGAAATTATTAAAAACTAG